A portion of the Acidisarcina polymorpha genome contains these proteins:
- the rbfA gene encoding 30S ribosome-binding factor RbfA encodes MPEQRARKYHQDRVAGTLRDEITAMIEGQLSDPRIAFAYVSQVALNPGGKSALVYITVDGGPKEEEETVAALMDARGYIRHELLERTGKRHVPDLSFHIDRSEKMKARIDELMGRSRGRKKPGAASGAATSSTPTSESK; translated from the coding sequence ATGCCAGAACAAAGGGCGCGCAAGTACCACCAGGACCGGGTTGCCGGGACCCTGCGCGATGAAATTACGGCGATGATCGAGGGTCAGCTTTCCGACCCGCGAATCGCCTTCGCCTACGTCAGCCAGGTGGCGTTGAACCCCGGGGGCAAGTCGGCGCTCGTCTACATCACCGTGGATGGCGGTCCCAAAGAAGAGGAAGAGACGGTCGCTGCGCTGATGGACGCGCGGGGCTATATTCGCCATGAACTGTTGGAGCGGACCGGAAAGCGGCACGTGCCGGATCTTAGCTTCCATATCGACCGATCGGAAAAGATGAAGGCGCGTATCGATGAGCTGATGGGCAGAAGCCGCGGACGCAAGAAGCCGGGAGCAGCGTCTGGCGCCGCAACCTCTTCGACTCCAACTTCGGAGTCCAAGTAA